A single genomic interval of Tsukamurella paurometabola harbors:
- a CDS encoding HNH endonuclease, which yields MSQIKPRPDRLAKPVSARGPRRPEGFPRAVRELILERAGGVCELCGALPVDQVHHRRPRGLGGTSDPAVNRAANGLALCSWCHDVIEGRSVEHPQLGRVRGSRAESERKGWLISRLSVDGPCEVPVWTAVGWVQLSDSGAKRRIEVP from the coding sequence ATGAGCCAGATCAAGCCGCGGCCGGACCGCCTCGCGAAGCCTGTCTCCGCGCGCGGCCCGCGCCGCCCCGAGGGGTTCCCCCGCGCGGTCCGTGAGCTGATCCTCGAGCGCGCAGGCGGGGTATGTGAGCTCTGCGGCGCCCTGCCGGTGGATCAGGTGCATCACCGGCGGCCGCGGGGGCTCGGCGGTACGTCGGACCCTGCGGTGAACCGGGCGGCGAACGGGCTCGCCCTGTGCTCGTGGTGTCACGACGTCATCGAAGGCCGGTCTGTGGAGCACCCGCAGCTGGGCCGGGTCCGTGGGTCGCGCGCGGAGTCGGAGCGGAAGGGCTGGCTTATCTCGCGGCTGTCGGTGGACGGGCCGTGCGAGGTGCCGGTGTGGACGGCCGTGGGGTGGGTGCAGCTGTCGGACAGCGGCGCGAAGAGACGAATCGAGGTGCCCTGA
- a CDS encoding DNA cytosine methyltransferase, producing MTITATDLFAGAGGSSQGLSDAGIHVEIAANHWPTAVATHQKNHPGTEHRTADLSETDWRSFPSTDILWASPSCVWHARAGGRKRPPAEVERLRADAGAIDRATAFAVIEAAEVHRYPVIFWENVPEFLKWSLHPWWLEGLRTLGYRTDGEMILDAADFAHGQHRLRAFGAATLDGVELDLTPPELEPVFAADILDLDRGKPVERRLYVADQIDAITEPGVPHLVTYRRNARPRRADRHRLATVTAGGNHHAVATVDHDGRQWHRMLTNRECARAQGFPDSYEFVGKSEDVKRQIGNAVPVNVARWLGERAALALGGAAVAA from the coding sequence ATGACCATCACCGCGACCGACCTATTCGCTGGCGCTGGCGGGAGCTCGCAAGGACTCTCCGACGCCGGCATCCACGTGGAGATCGCCGCGAACCATTGGCCCACGGCTGTCGCGACGCATCAGAAGAACCACCCCGGGACCGAACACCGGACGGCGGACCTGTCCGAGACCGACTGGCGCTCCTTCCCGTCGACGGACATCCTGTGGGCGTCACCGTCGTGCGTGTGGCACGCCCGCGCTGGCGGCCGGAAACGGCCCCCGGCGGAGGTGGAGCGGTTACGCGCCGACGCCGGTGCGATAGACCGGGCGACCGCGTTCGCTGTCATCGAGGCGGCGGAGGTGCACCGGTACCCGGTGATCTTCTGGGAGAACGTGCCCGAGTTCCTGAAGTGGTCGCTGCATCCGTGGTGGCTGGAAGGGCTCCGCACCCTCGGGTACCGCACCGACGGGGAGATGATCCTCGACGCCGCCGACTTCGCGCACGGGCAGCACCGGCTGCGAGCGTTCGGCGCCGCGACCCTCGACGGGGTCGAGCTGGACCTCACGCCGCCCGAGCTCGAGCCGGTGTTCGCCGCGGACATCCTCGACCTCGACCGTGGGAAGCCGGTGGAGCGGCGCTTGTACGTCGCCGACCAGATCGACGCGATCACCGAGCCGGGCGTGCCGCACCTGGTGACGTACCGCCGGAACGCGCGGCCGCGCCGGGCCGATCGGCATCGGCTCGCCACGGTCACGGCCGGCGGCAACCATCACGCGGTGGCGACCGTCGACCACGACGGCCGGCAGTGGCACCGGATGCTGACCAACCGCGAGTGCGCCCGCGCGCAGGGCTTCCCGGACTCGTACGAGTTCGTGGGGAAGTCGGAGGACGTGAAGCGGCAGATCGGGAACGCGGTGCCGGTGAACGTGGCTCGGTGGCTCGGTGAGCGCGCGGCCCTGGCCCTCGGCGGAGCGGCGGTGGCGGCATGA
- a CDS encoding single-stranded DNA-binding protein: protein MANETTLTIIGNLTADPELRFTPSGAAVANFTVAATPRTYDKDTREWKDGDALFMRCSVWKEQAENVAESLTKGCRVMVSGRLKQRSYDDRDGNRRTVVELDVEEIGASLRYAVAKPVRAARGGQPAQQRPAQQDDPWGSAPAGGAFGGSDNTDPPF, encoded by the coding sequence ATGGCGAACGAGACCACCCTCACGATCATCGGGAACCTCACGGCCGACCCGGAGTTGCGGTTCACGCCGTCGGGTGCCGCGGTCGCGAACTTCACCGTCGCCGCGACGCCGCGCACGTACGACAAGGACACGCGGGAGTGGAAGGACGGCGACGCGCTGTTCATGCGCTGCAGCGTGTGGAAGGAGCAGGCGGAGAACGTCGCCGAGTCCCTGACGAAGGGCTGCCGGGTCATGGTGTCGGGCCGGTTGAAGCAGCGGTCGTACGACGACCGGGATGGCAACCGGCGCACCGTCGTGGAGCTCGACGTGGAGGAGATCGGCGCGTCGCTGCGGTATGCGGTGGCGAAGCCGGTCCGCGCGGCCCGCGGTGGACAGCCGGCGCAGCAGCGTCCCGCGCAGCAGGACGATCCGTGGGGTTCGGCCCCGGCCGGCGGCGCGTTCGGCGGCTCCGACAACACCGACCCGCCCTTCTGA
- a CDS encoding ERF family protein: MTATTQPTVYEAFAAVMGAVQGIRKGERAESGPARFNFRGIDAVMNHVGPALREHGVVIVPTAEHIEVERYPTKSGGQMKNATVRMRYTVFGPAGDSFAGVAFGEAADAGDKAVSKAQSVAYRTFLLQALTVPTDEPDPDLSVHERAARQDAPQSAPPDPLQMAKDRLGAACRTAGVAPQTVIDWAITPSGPNGGVALNVCTDPKVFDALAKRVRDGGFAEPTPDEAKAAVQGELGGTEVPA, translated from the coding sequence ATGACCGCGACGACGCAGCCGACTGTCTACGAGGCGTTCGCCGCCGTCATGGGCGCCGTGCAGGGCATCCGCAAGGGCGAGCGCGCCGAGAGCGGCCCGGCGCGGTTCAACTTCCGCGGCATCGACGCCGTGATGAACCATGTCGGCCCGGCGCTCCGCGAGCACGGCGTCGTGATCGTCCCGACCGCTGAGCACATCGAGGTCGAGCGGTACCCGACGAAGTCCGGCGGGCAGATGAAGAACGCGACGGTGCGGATGCGGTACACCGTGTTCGGGCCCGCCGGGGACTCGTTCGCCGGGGTCGCGTTCGGTGAGGCCGCGGACGCCGGGGACAAGGCGGTCAGCAAGGCCCAGAGCGTGGCGTACAGGACGTTCCTGCTGCAGGCGTTGACCGTGCCGACGGATGAGCCGGACCCGGACCTGTCGGTGCACGAGCGCGCGGCCAGACAGGACGCGCCGCAGTCCGCGCCGCCGGATCCGCTGCAGATGGCGAAGGACCGGCTCGGCGCGGCGTGCCGCACCGCGGGCGTGGCACCGCAGACGGTTATCGACTGGGCGATCACCCCGTCGGGGCCGAACGGTGGTGTCGCGCTGAACGTGTGCACGGATCCGAAGGTGTTCGACGCGCTGGCGAAGCGGGTGCGGGACGGTGGGTTCGCCGAGCCGACGCCGGATGAGGCCAAGGCTGCGGTTCAGGGCGAGCTCGGCGGAACCGAGGTGCCGGCATGA